A genome region from Oenanthe melanoleuca isolate GR-GAL-2019-014 chromosome 14, OMel1.0, whole genome shotgun sequence includes the following:
- the KDELR2 gene encoding ER lumen protein-retaining receptor 2: MNIFRLTGDLSHLAAIIILLLKIWKSRSCAGISGKSQLLFALVFTTRYLDLFTSFISLYNTSMKLIYIACSYATVYLIYMKFKATYDGNHDTFRVEFLIVPVGGLSFLVNHDFSPLEILWTFSIYLESVAILPQLFMISKTGEAETITTHYLFFLGLYRALYLVNWIWRYYFEGFFDLIAVVAGVVQTVLYCDFFYLYVTKVLKGKKLSLPA, translated from the exons aTGAACATCTTCCGCCTCACCGGGGACTTGTCCCACCTGGCGGCCATCATCATCCTGCTGCTCAAGATCTGGAAGAGCCGCTCCTGCGCGG GTATTTCTGGGAAAAGCCAGCTTCTGTTTGCACTGGTCTTCACTACCCGTTACCTGGACCTCTTCACTTCATTCATTTCATTGTATAACACATCTATGAAG CTCATCTACATCGCCTGCTCGTACGCCACCGTGTACCTGATCTACATGAAGTTCAAGGCCACCTACGATGGAAACCATGACACCTTCCGAGTGGAGTTCCTGATAGTTCCTGTTGGTGGGCTCTCTTTTCTTGTCAATCATGACTTCTCTCCACTGGAG atacTGTGGACCTTCTCCATCTATCTTGAATCGGTTGCTATTCTCCCTCAGCTTTTTATGATCAGCAAAACTGGGGAAGCAGAGACCATCACTACTCACTATCTTTTCTTCTTGGGTCTGTACCGTGCCTTGTACTTAGTCAACTGGATTTGGCGTTACTACTTTGAGGGATTTTTTGACCTCATAGCTGTTGTTGCTGGTGTGGTCCAGACCGTTCTGTACTGTGACTTCTTCTATTTGTATGTTACAAAAG TTCTCAAGGGAAAGAAGCTCAGTTTGCCAGCGTAA
- the BAIAP2L1 gene encoding brain-specific angiogenesis inhibitor 1-associated protein 2-like protein 1 isoform X2, with protein sequence MVVAGRAYYDSLAKIGDISADSPVSKELGQVLVEISRTHKKLNDSLEESFKKFHKEIISELEKKTDLDVKYMTATLKRYQTEHRSKLDSLEKSQAELKKIRRKSQGARNVTKYEHKEMEYLETVSSRQSDIQRFIAEGCREALLEEKRRFCFLVDKHCSFTQHMHFYHVQCADFLKSKLPGWEEICSDATKVPEKVRMMIDEIRTPGSTPVSGTPQPSPMVKRNTLIGNDFYPQQENASKVPPAPTGKAYTSPLVDMFNNPATAPKAPYENLNHSAENSDFANLSRSTSVATGLNTMKRQKVKTIFPHTAGSNKTLLSFAQGDIITLLVAEEKDGWLYGEHDTTRLKGWFPSSYTRPLDESAEEKAFAPVPSPAPIRSVSSVNLVEKGEVVLPPPDYLGAAQPDRRTEPPAKGAAVKTPSDRAEPGGGKPDMNGIIKPPFLSGENPFATVKLRPTVTNDRSAPIIR encoded by the exons GCCAAGTTCTGGTAGAAATCTCAAGAACACACAAGAAACTTAATGACAGTCTAGAGGAGAGT ttcaAAAAGTTTCATAAAGAAATTATATCTGAactggagaagaaaacagaCCTAGATGTAAAATATATGACT GCAACTTTAAAAAGGTACCAAACTGAACACAGAAGCAAACTGGATTCTTTAGAGAAGTCTCAGGctgagctgaaaaaaatcagaaggaaaagccAAGGAGCACGAAATGTAACAAAGTATGAGCATAAAGAAATGGAG TATTTGGAAACTGTGAGCTCTCGACAAAGTGATATTCAGAGATTTATTGCAGAAGGCTGCAGAGAAGCTCTCCTTGAAGAGAAAAGAAGGTTCTGTTTTCTGGTTGACAAGCACTGCAGCTTTACCCAGCACATGCACTTCTACCACGTTCAG TGTGCAGACTTCCTAAAATCCAagctgcctggctgggaggAAATCTGTAGTGATGCCACCAAAGTGCCTGAAAAAGTCAGAATGATGATAGATGAGATCAGGACCCCTGGCTCCACCCCAGTGTCGGGAACGCCGCAGCCTTCACCCATGGTGAAGAGAAACACCCTG ATTGGAAATGATTTTTATCCTCAGCAAGAAAATGCATCCAAAGtgcccccagctcccacaggcAAGGCGTACACGAGCCCACTCGTGGATATGTTCAACAATCCTGCAACTGCTCCCAAAGCACCTTATGAAAACCTGAATCACTCAGCAG AGAATTCAGATTTTGCCAATTTATCACGTTCAACTTCTGTTGCCACGGGATTAAATacaatgaaaaggcaaaaagtgAAGACAATCTTCCCACATACTGCTGGAAGCAACAAGACATTGCTCAGCTTTGCCCAGGGGGACATCATCACCCTGCTGGTGGCTGAGGAAAAGGATGGCTGGCTTTATGGGGAGCATGACACAACCAGACT AAAAGGATGGTTTCCATCATCATACACCAGACCATTGGATGaatcagcagaagaaaaagcctTTGCCCCTGTGCCAAG CCCTGCACCAATCCGAAGTGTGAGTTCTGTGAACCTTGTGGAGAAAGGGGAAGTTGTCCTCCCACCACCAGATTACCTGGGGGCTGCCCAGCCAGACAGACGGACGGAGCCTCCGGccaaaggagctgctgtgaaaaCGCCGAGCGACAGGGCGGAGCCGGGAGGCGGG aaaccTGACATGAATGGCATTATAAAACCACCTTTTCTAAG tggAGAAAATCCCTTTGCAACAGTGAAACTCAGACCCACAGTGACAAATGACAGATCTGCACCCATTATCCGATGA